From the genome of Rhizobium sp. NXC24, one region includes:
- a CDS encoding TadE/TadG family type IV pilus assembly protein, with protein MAAKTAIPTEVSRSGMLIAERGLGSRTRAIPAWVLKRLCRDLLNEQHGTVAVDLAIILPVLIVMTFGLVDYSCALLQQTQVENAAQRGLQYALARGFDSSAMSNVITRNTGSAVISAAPVPSKFCGCPSSQGISITVCSDVCSDGSRAGTYVSASAAATYVPYVALPFIPASFALQSTATARLQ; from the coding sequence ATGGCTGCAAAAACAGCAATACCAACTGAAGTATCGCGCTCCGGTATGCTCATCGCCGAACGGGGGCTGGGTTCGCGCACCCGGGCAATACCGGCGTGGGTTCTAAAAAGGCTCTGTCGGGATCTGCTCAATGAGCAGCACGGCACGGTCGCCGTCGACTTGGCGATCATACTACCGGTTTTGATCGTGATGACATTCGGACTTGTCGACTATTCGTGCGCACTGCTTCAGCAGACGCAGGTGGAGAATGCTGCTCAGCGAGGCCTGCAGTATGCTTTGGCTCGCGGCTTCGATAGTTCCGCCATGTCGAATGTCATTACAAGAAATACCGGCTCGGCCGTTATCTCGGCGGCGCCCGTACCCTCGAAATTTTGCGGTTGCCCCAGCAGTCAAGGCATCTCCATCACGGTGTGCTCCGATGTCTGTTCGGACGGATCGCGAGCGGGCACCTATGTGTCCGCCTCGGCCGCTGCCACCTACGTGCCGTATGTTGCGCTTCCCTTCATCCCCGCATCATTTGCACTGCAGTCAACGGCAACAGCGAGGCTTCAATGA
- a CDS encoding pilus assembly protein TadG-related protein, which translates to MDFIHDSSGAYLIVFAVSLPVLIGLIGLGTDYGLWTYKQQKMQSATDAAAVSGAAAYTTSGEGPVESQVNAIAASYGLVNGQNNVVISIHRPPTQGSYVGNNSAIEVVAQQPMDVLFSALWQQAFVVTTRSVAIANAASACVLALDQTASAAASAQGSTTVTLNNCSLVSNSTSPTSVSVGGSALIQALSVGAAGGINGLSGIKASEGTATGIWPLTDPYADVQMPTYSGCTTNAKENIKGKTTLDPGVYCGDITVNAGAVLTLDPGIYILDRANLKVNGGATLIGHGVTIVFTSSTGSNYGTASINGGAILDLTPPLTGDTAGIVIFGDRNMPVGTAFSFNGGATQSLAGSIYLPRAAVSYSGGNSATNACIKIIADTVTFTGNSNLSIDCSAYPTRAIGGAAGKLVE; encoded by the coding sequence GTGGACTTCATTCACGATTCGTCCGGTGCTTACCTGATCGTCTTTGCTGTGTCGCTCCCGGTTCTGATCGGTTTGATAGGGCTCGGCACGGACTATGGGCTGTGGACCTACAAGCAACAGAAGATGCAGTCGGCAACCGACGCCGCCGCTGTAAGCGGCGCGGCTGCCTATACCACCAGCGGCGAGGGGCCGGTTGAGTCCCAGGTCAATGCGATAGCGGCGAGCTATGGGCTGGTTAATGGCCAGAATAACGTGGTGATATCGATCCATCGCCCTCCGACGCAGGGATCTTATGTTGGAAATAATTCGGCGATCGAAGTCGTCGCGCAGCAACCAATGGACGTGCTGTTCTCCGCGCTTTGGCAGCAGGCGTTTGTCGTTACAACTAGATCCGTGGCCATTGCGAATGCGGCCAGCGCCTGCGTGCTGGCGCTCGATCAGACCGCAAGTGCTGCCGCATCGGCTCAGGGTTCAACCACGGTGACACTGAATAATTGCAGCTTGGTTTCGAATTCGACAAGTCCCACGTCGGTTAGTGTCGGCGGTTCCGCGCTGATACAAGCGTTATCGGTCGGAGCTGCCGGTGGCATTAACGGCCTTAGCGGCATTAAAGCGAGCGAGGGAACGGCGACCGGAATTTGGCCTCTCACGGATCCCTATGCCGACGTTCAAATGCCGACCTACTCGGGTTGCACGACCAATGCCAAGGAAAATATCAAGGGGAAGACCACACTCGATCCCGGTGTCTATTGTGGCGATATTACCGTAAACGCTGGCGCCGTTCTCACCCTTGACCCGGGGATCTACATCCTCGATCGGGCCAATCTGAAGGTCAATGGCGGCGCGACTTTGATCGGCCACGGTGTCACGATCGTCTTCACCTCCAGCACGGGAAGCAACTACGGCACTGCGTCGATCAATGGTGGGGCGATCCTTGATCTCACGCCACCGCTGACGGGAGACACGGCCGGTATTGTCATTTTCGGCGACCGTAATATGCCCGTGGGCACGGCCTTCAGCTTTAACGGCGGTGCTACCCAGAGTTTGGCCGGATCGATCTATCTGCCAAGGGCGGCCGTTAGCTACTCAGGGGGTAACTCCGCAACAAATGCCTGCATCAAGATTATCGCAGATACGGTCACCTTCACCGGTAATTCCAACCTATCCATCGATTGCAGTGCTTATCCGACCCGCGCCATCGGCGGCGCTGCGGGCAAATTGGTCGAGTGA